The window AAAATTAGCTCAAACCAGCTAAAAATGACTGTTTCAGCACTTGAAACCCGTCCAAAAACCAATCAATGTCGAGGTATGGTTGTTCGAGTTTGAGGGTAGGTCGAGGTCCAGTTTTATGGCGAGTTTGGAGGCCCGTCGATTCCGGCGAAGTTTTCTGCAcaaggttttttcttcttttcctttaatttgtAAATTTTTGGCTCTCTCTTCACTTAGCTTGATTGTAGGTGCTAATACTTGATGCTtctcaaaaataagaataaagggATGTGAACGTACTGACTGTATATTGAAGAGCTTGCTTTCcgttttctttcttttggaatAACGCGTTTTCTCTCCTTTAAGTGCATGAAATTGGACATTTAATTCCATGTCTGCATTGTGAGATTGTTGTTTGGGAGGAAAGTTTTGTCGTATGTTGGTGAAGTGTGGAGCCATAAGTAGATATATTTCATCAGTCTTagttaagcaaataaataaatcatTTGATAGAGCTTTGATATATTTCTTCCTGTTAAAGTTCAAaattatagttttatttttgcTAATATTTAATTGGGATGGGAGCAATTGATACTTTTCTagtcaaatttttttttcttttttttcttttgcccGATTAATGCACATGTACTATAATGATTGATATGCCAACAATATTGCGTTGTTGTCcgattttgtttcttttttcttaaaagtCTTATATTTCTCCGAGTTTGATTTTTTTCTAGTCGATAAAGAAAATTCGTTAGTAGTAATATCTTGTCCAtaaatttggtatcacaactacctcaaagattaggaaaataCTTTAAATGCGCTAGTTattttaggcgcgttattttaataatttaccttcctaaactcgggtgcgtatttatgtgacccaaatccaaatctcaataacgTTAGATAAGATGTgttgcggactgcgggtgcatttatgtgacatggttcAAGACGCGTTTTATGTGACGTCgaaatcttctttaaaaaaaataattaaataaaagcggttaccAAGTTAAAATGTTATTACAGGTtagaacatgtattaaaattagataataggccaattataacagttgagcaaccatgctaaaaccacggaactcgagaatgcctaataACTTCTCatcggttaacagaattccttacccagatttctgtgttcgcggactgtaatacagagtcaatcttttcctcgattcgggatttgaaccggtgacttaggacaccataaaattattccAAGTGTCAACTCTGAATTTTTTCATAAAATGATCCTGTTTCggttgtcactttaattggaaaaactcccttataccccttccgggggtagtgaaaaatgaggtgtgacaacaGTGACTTTGGTTCCTATCAAATAGGAGCGAAACTTATCAAAATCAAACACTACTGCTAGTAACTCTTTTTCTATCATGGCATAATTCACTTGTGTCCCACTCAATGTCCTACTAGCATAGTAAATGTGATGAAAAATCTTAGCCCTTCTTTGGCCTAAAACAGCTCCAACTACTAtttcactagcatcacacatgacctCAAAAGGTTGGGTCCAATCAGGGGACTCAACTACAGGTACAGTTGATAACTTTTCCTTAAGGTTTTTAAATGCTTTTACATAGTCACCTGAAAAATCAAACTTAGTGTCTTTCATCAAGAGGTTAGTCAGCggttttgaaattttttagaagtcttttatgaatcgTCTATAAAAACCTAcatgacctagaaagcttctAATTCCTTTCACAGTTGTGGGAGGGGGTAATCCTGCTATAAGATTAATTTTTGCCTTATCAACTTCTATCCATTTAACAGTGATTTTATATCCTAAAACAATTCCTTTTGtaaccataaaatgacatttttcccaattaagaactaagtttgtttcttcacatcttttaaGAACTAAGGTCAAATGGTTAAAGACAATCCTTATATGTTTTGCCAAATAGTGTAAAATCATCtacaaaaatttcaagaaatttgTCAGTCATGTCAGCAAAAATTGCCGACATGCAAcgctgaaatgtagcaggggcaTTGCACAGACCAAATGACATTCTCCTATAGGCATATGTTCCATGAGAGCATGTGAAGGTTGTCTTATCTTGATCTTCTGGTGCAATTGGTATCTGATTATGTCCTGAATAGCCATCAAGAAAACAGTAAAAACCATATCCTGCAATTctttccaacatttgatcaataaatggcaaaggaaaatgatcttttctagtgaTATCATTGAGACGTCTGTAATCAATACAGACTTTCCATCCTGTAGCAATCTTGGTAGGTATGAgctcattattttcattttttataactgtcatacctcctttctttGGTACTACCTGAACGGGACTTACCCACGGGCTGTCAGAAATAGGGTATATAATACCTGTTGCCAACAGCTTTACAATCTCTTTTCTTACTACTTCCTGCATTTCTAGATTCAATCTTCTTTGTGGCTGGACTATTGGCTTGTAGctatcctccatgaggattttgtgtgTACAAATAGCCGTACTAATCCCTTTAATATCTTCTACAGTCCACCCCAAGGCTCCTTTGTATGCTTTCAATACTTTAATCAAACTATTTTCTTGTTCTGCAGtaagagaagatgaaataattaCTGGAAATAATTCTTGTTCAAGATAAACATATTTCAAATGAGAAGGGAGagttttgagttcaattttttATTGAACTTTTTCGGAtttcatctcttcttcttctgaaTCTTTGTccaatatttcagcttcttttctgatggtgggATCATCGTCCTGTGTGGTGCCTGATTTGATCAAGCATCTTTCCATTGAATTTAGAATTAATTGATCATCTTTGAATTCATCTGTAAGATAACTAATCATGTCAATTGAAAAACATGAAGATGATGTTTCATTTTCTAACTATCTtagtatcttttgcatatcaaattgtgatgacccaaaatgtcacctttaaattaaataactatctcggtattttaagaccttgaaaagcggtatcaataattcctcgacttgcgtgcgcagtgcATATaattttcggaaggtttttatgtaaaaatggattaaattgtgaattagagctttaaaactcaattgagttgacttcggtcaacattttgagcaaacgaacccggatccaaGTTTTGACCATTCTGGTAGTTCCGTATTGTTATTTgagacttggtcatatgcccgaaatcaaattcggaggtccctagctcaaattatcgccattaatggaatctagaaatctaaggctaaagatttcttaagtttgaccggagatttgacttttgagaaaacgaccccggaatggaattttgatgattccaatagtttcgtatggtgttttgtacttaggagcatgttcgaatttggatttggaagtccgtaggacaatttgacgcattttggcgaaagttacaaattttaaggtttttgaaaagtttgaccgagagttgactttttgatatcggggtcggattccgattcaggaagttggagtatgtccgtaatatcgaatgtgacttgtgtgcaaaatttgaagtcattccggaatgattttggtaaggtttgagacacttagtctcttttaaggaagcttaagttggaaaagtcaaccggatattgaattatgtgttagaggactcggatgtgagttgcgatggttcggttagctccgggaggtgatttatgacttaggagtgtgattggaaggagttttggaggttcgtagtagatttaggcttgaattggcgaagtttatattttggcgttttccggttgataggtgagattttgttataggggtcagaatggaattccaagagttgcagtagttccgttgtgtcatttgggatgtgtgtgcaaaatttcatgtcattcggacgtggtttggttgggttttttatcaaaagagtgattttgaagattttgaaattcttaggcttgaatcagatgcgaatttggtgttgtgatgttgttttgagcgttccgaaggtggaacaagtttgaatgatgttatgggatatgttggcatgtttggttgaggtcccactggccttgggtgagtttcaggtgaTTAAACAGactatataaagagttatatggtgtacaacctatcaaatgaaagatcttcgaatctagtttttaaatattcaaactgtttgtcatttggatatttccacAAGTAGTTATAGGCGTTTTAACAGAAGGTGTACAGCAGGAAAAATGGTAAGaggatgtacaacctgcacaacgcaaggtacaactcgatgaaGCCTAGGCAGATTGTGTTTAAGTCCTCTTGTCCGCGATTTGGGTCCATTTTTCAGCCATAGTTGattattttgagagctttttgaaggagattgaagagagattcaaggagaaacgtttggaggtaagaattttggacctaaaactcatttatattgtAAAATCCACTTAGAAAATCATTGAATTCTTGCATGGAAGAAATAgggtttgggattttgagattctattggggatttggaggaccatttagggtcagatttgagaacttttggtatgtatgaactcatggggagataaagaacctgttgatgtaaaaatttctgaatgtTGAGAAGTGAGCTCGGAGCTcggtttttgctaatttcgggatttttaatgtttttcgattgtttttgcttggactttgttcccttagcatattgtgacgtattcattctgattttggatagattcaacgtgcgtggaggccaattcgaggggcaaaggcgtcgcgagctaaagaattagccggttcgaggtgagtaatgattgtaaatgatgctctaagggtttgaaaccccgaattgcacatcgtagtgctatattgatgtgagacacacgtttgatgacgagcgtgtggtCGTATACTattgggtattgtgacttggCCCATCCcgcattgatgattttaccgcgtatttgactgagacttatttgttttcattatgctttgggctaattgccatatttgggcttcgtgccaactatttgaatccttaggggatttttactaccattttctcactgttttgacttattacttgaactcagtcatgttatttttccattgttttactactcagccattttactcagttttgagatttaaatgatattctaaatgatggtttgggctgagaaatattgttttactattgcccagggggcttgtgatgattttggactgattAAAGGCCGATGGACTAGTTGTGAGAATGCACTggtactgatatgaggccgagggcctgagatacttatatacgccacgaggtggcttgattgatatgaggtcgagggcctagatttgatgccacgagatggcttgatattgcgtttgggctgtaaggggaccctcccggagtctgtacatccccagtgagcatgggtacccattgtgatctgatattgagcccgaggggctgttactgttctgatattgagctcgaggggctgttactgttctgatattgagcccgaggggttgttactgttctgatattgagcccgaggggctgttattgttctgatattgagctcgaggggctggtactgttctgagatgttgctcgaggggcggatttgttgataccatgcccgaggggcgaatttccattttgttactcacttgtaaactacttgttttacttgttagagagaaaaaaaaggggggattttcacttgatttctcactgctttactgtttaaagtgatttttctgcttcagtatggaataccttgtgttttcacgtgatttcttatcttcagtcattatttatatttattactcactgggtcagagtactcacattactccctgcaccatgtgtgcagattcaggcattgctggttctgctcctgagtgctgattccaCCAGTTTCAGGAGGCTTTCAGggattacgaggtagttgttgacgtccgcagacccGTGTCTCTATTATCTCATCTTTTATATTCCTTACGGACATGGTACTAGTTATTAGatttagcagacttgtattatgactCATAGATGCTCATAACTTATGACACCCCGATTAGGGATGTGTTGGGCTGGATTTCCGCATTTTTTTATCTATATTTTCTGCTATTTAGTATTATTAAACCATGTGTAGACTATATTTGTGTTAACTAACTGCTTTAAAAGATGATTTGGGTTAgactggttggccttgtcttcatgagaggcgtcatcacgatcgggttcggggttagAGTCGTGAAACAAATATGACtctttcttcatcaactcttAAAATTAATTATCCTTGATGAACATCTATAATTGCTCTTCCTGTAGCAAGAAATTGTCTACCTAAAATTATTGGTTCATTAGGACATTCTTTAATTTCAAgtactataaaatctacaggGAAAACAAACTTATCTACTCTTACGAGTACATTTTCAATTATTCCCTTAGGTTTCTTAGTACTTTGATCTGCAAACTGAAGAGAAACACTTGTGTTTTTTATTTCACCAAGATCTAACTTTTTAAAGATAGAAAATGACATTAAATTTATTGAAGCTCCAGAATCACAAAGTGCTTTTTCAAAATATACTCCTCCcaaagtgcatggaattgtaaaactGCCTAGATCACCAAGTTTTTGTGGTAgtttattttgaagtatagcactGTATTTTTCCGTAAGCATTACCACAGAAATTTCTTCtaattttcctttacttgacaaaatttcctttaaaaatttgtCATATGAAGGCATTTGTAACAAAGCATTAGTAAAAGGAATATTGATgtgaatttgttttaaaatctccaaaaattttgcAAATCGGTTGTcaagcttttctcttttcattttttgtggaAAGGGAATATTCACAGGGAGAGGAGTcaatttttcaatattttcttcttcttttttcttgactTCATTCTTTTGAGATGGTTCAGAGGGTATTTCAACATTCTTACCGTTGTTTACCCGTTGTTCTGACTGGTCTGCATAGGGTTCATCAAGCTCCTTACCTGATCGTAAGGTGATGGCCTTAAAGTGCTCTTTTGGGTTTTTCTCTATATTGCTTGGTAAGGGATCTTGAATCTTTTCTGAAACAAGAGCTGCCAATTGGCTCAACTGTATTTCCAGATTTTTGAGGGATGAATTTTGGCTCTCCATCTTTTCATCAGTGACCTTAATATACTTATACAAAAGATCATCAAGACTTGAATGAGCTTGTTGAGGCCTTTGCTGATAGGGCCCTGCTTGTTGATAAGGTCTCAAGTTTGATTGATCATGGTTTGGATTCTGGTATCCGGGTGGACCTtgtatttgttgcttttggaAGCTTTGAGAGTTCTCTGCACCATTTGGATTTCTCCATTGAAATCCTGGATGTTTTTGTGCCATTGGACTTCCAAAAGGATACTGCTTGTAACCGATGACATTGACATGTTCATCATTGTGATTGGTTGCTTGACATTCATGGTTCTAATGATTTCCTTCACACATGTCACAAGTCTCAGATTGGCTTGGTTGTTGTGTATTCACCTGAAAAGTTTCAAAATGCGTGCCAAAGAAATAATTTGTTGTGTTAGTGTATTTAAAGCATCAACCTGGTTTACTGTAGCGGCCTTCTTGATAATTATACGCTTAGATGGCCATTGGATGGCATTCTCAAAAATTTCATTCAACAATTGCAACGCTTCCTCTGTTGTTTTTCCCATTACTGAACCTCCTGCAGCTGCATCTATCACATTT of the Nicotiana tabacum cultivar K326 chromosome 7, ASM71507v2, whole genome shotgun sequence genome contains:
- the LOC142162277 gene encoding uncharacterized protein LOC142162277; the encoded protein is MGGQPWELDVAEEAARLSTGFSATGGLLFVDEDGAWAAAGREAATTLLHVNDGREEEAHGQCVRKPLVAANNFEIRTGLIQTIQQSCIFTGDASEDPHSHLIDFLELVEIAKYNGVPPEAIKLRNVIDAAAGGSVMGKTTEEALQLLNEIFENAIQWPSKRIIIKKAATVNQNHECQATNHNDEHVNVIGYKQYPFGSPMAQKHPGFQWRNPNGAENSQSFQKQQIQGPPGYQNPNHDQSNLRPYQQAGPYQQRPQQAHSSLDDLLYKYIKVTDEKMESQNSSLKNLEIQLSQLAALVSEKIQDPLPSNIEKNPKEHFKAITLRSGKELDEPYADQSEQRVNNGKNVEIPSEPSQKNEVKKKEEENIEKLTPLPVNIPFPQKMKREKLDNRFAKFLEILKQIHINIPFTNALLQMPSYDKFLKEILSSKGKLEEISVVMLTEKYSAILQNKLPQKLGDLGSFTIPCTLGGVYFEKALCDSGASINLMSFSIFKKLDLGEIKNTSVSLQFADQSTKKPKGIIENVLVRVDKFVFPVDFIVLEIKECPNEPIILGRQFLATGRAIIDVHQG